A section of the Streptomyces sp. NBC_00178 genome encodes:
- a CDS encoding STAS domain-containing protein: MSRTPPPGPGPVPPQTPVTAEFASDGCWVVQVRGDLDSDTVDPLFLAMWEAAASHDVVVLDATAVTFADSSFLSLLIQVHQQTRLRIAAPGTALRRLLGTAGVDHLLERYDSLDEALAAPR; this comes from the coding sequence ATGTCCCGTACGCCCCCGCCCGGTCCCGGACCCGTGCCGCCGCAGACTCCCGTGACCGCCGAGTTCGCGAGCGACGGCTGCTGGGTCGTCCAGGTGCGCGGAGACCTCGACAGCGACACCGTCGACCCGCTGTTCCTCGCCATGTGGGAGGCCGCGGCCAGTCACGACGTGGTCGTCCTGGACGCCACCGCCGTCACCTTCGCCGACTCCTCGTTCCTGAGCCTGCTGATCCAGGTGCACCAGCAGACGCGGCTGCGCATCGCCGCCCCGGGAACCGCCCTGCGGCGCCTGCTCGGCACCGCGGGCGTCGACCATCTGCTGGAGCGCTACGACAGCCTCGACGAGGCCCTCGCCGCTCCGCGCTGA
- a CDS encoding Mut7-C RNAse domain-containing protein: protein MNGPEITLEVAAELRLFVAHDRRDGRTAVTTDGSSTLGHVVESLGVPLTEAGQLLVDGRPAPTSHIPAAGELVEVRAVQRPQQVPGAPLRFLLDVHLGTLARRLRLLGVDAAYESEDIGDPALAARSAAERRVLLSRDRGLLRRREIWAGAYVYSDRPEEQLRDILGRFAPALAPWTRCTACNGDLAPADKDAVSAHLEKGTQASYDVFAQCTACDRVYWRGAHHSHLEDIVADAVREFGDAGRQAPTA, encoded by the coding sequence GTGAACGGACCGGAGATCACCCTCGAAGTAGCGGCGGAGCTGCGGCTCTTCGTCGCCCACGACCGCCGCGACGGACGCACGGCCGTCACCACGGACGGTTCGTCGACCCTGGGACACGTGGTGGAGTCGCTCGGCGTCCCGCTCACCGAGGCCGGGCAGTTGCTCGTCGACGGCCGCCCCGCGCCCACGTCGCACATCCCGGCCGCCGGCGAACTCGTCGAGGTGCGCGCCGTCCAGCGCCCCCAGCAGGTCCCGGGGGCGCCGCTGCGCTTCCTGCTCGACGTCCATCTGGGCACGCTCGCACGCCGGCTGCGGCTGCTCGGTGTGGACGCGGCCTACGAGAGCGAGGACATCGGCGACCCGGCCCTCGCGGCCCGCTCCGCCGCCGAACGGCGGGTCCTCCTCTCCCGCGACCGCGGACTGCTGCGGCGCAGGGAGATCTGGGCGGGGGCGTACGTCTACAGCGACCGGCCCGAGGAGCAACTGCGGGACATCCTGGGGCGCTTCGCCCCGGCGCTCGCCCCGTGGACCCGCTGCACCGCATGCAACGGGGACCTCGCCCCGGCCGACAAGGACGCGGTGAGCGCCCATCTGGAGAAGGGCACCCAGGCGTCCTACGACGTCTTCGCTCAGTGCACGGCGTGCGACCGGGTCTACTGGCGCGGCGCCCACCACTCGCACCTGGAGGACATCGTGGCGGACGCGGTGCGCGAGTTCGGCGACGCGGGCAGGCAGGCACCGACCGCCTGA
- a CDS encoding PP2C family protein-serine/threonine phosphatase, which yields MAPPKETATITHEQPTSGVWVTAPYPVLVADRCGTVVEANAAAVSLIDGLAAGTGLADTAPSWLARAHADFAAAGAVPGRTDGEGIAAPASVRGHIGDQSFEAHPSWGAHGHVVWWLVDDTDQRLAEAALTTERERATFLAEASNVLMASLNSERCMLATARLAARYLADAAIVVTPASGRTMPIAHAVAGQEATRVLVADDPSLVPGLSEALQGFPPVPSRWIDPAALPAWMLPEGFTGTIGAVAVTPLPGHGVPAGALILLRSSGRAEFSESEELFARQFAARAGAALSAARLYAEQSDITRTLMRDLLPPRLHRVNGVEFAGGYQPAGARERVGGDFYDVHPGSTDADPSLVVLGDVCGKGLDAAVLTGKIRNTLQALTPMADDHVKMLRLLNGALLNSHHTRFATLVLASVVRTENQVRLRLTSAGHPAPLVVRNDGTVEEVTTHGTLVGALPHIEAGSVEVQLQPGETCLLYTDGVTEARGGPMGDELFGEERLARALSGCAGMPGEAVVERIQMLASQWLRDGRHDDMALVAITAPRTTHLSAVNGHTRGRYTA from the coding sequence ATGGCTCCTCCGAAGGAAACCGCCACGATCACTCATGAGCAGCCCACGAGCGGTGTGTGGGTCACCGCTCCCTACCCCGTGCTCGTCGCCGACCGGTGCGGAACCGTCGTCGAGGCGAACGCGGCCGCCGTGTCACTGATCGACGGCCTGGCGGCGGGGACGGGCCTGGCGGATACGGCACCCTCCTGGCTGGCGCGGGCGCACGCCGACTTCGCCGCGGCCGGGGCGGTTCCGGGACGGACGGACGGGGAGGGCATCGCCGCCCCCGCATCGGTCCGGGGCCACATCGGGGACCAGAGCTTCGAGGCCCACCCCTCGTGGGGTGCTCACGGGCACGTCGTGTGGTGGCTGGTCGACGACACCGACCAGCGACTTGCGGAGGCGGCGCTCACCACGGAGCGCGAGCGGGCCACCTTCCTCGCCGAGGCGTCCAACGTGCTGATGGCCTCACTGAACAGTGAGCGGTGCATGCTGGCCACCGCGCGCCTCGCCGCCCGGTACCTCGCCGACGCGGCGATCGTCGTCACACCCGCGTCCGGGCGCACCATGCCCATCGCGCACGCCGTCGCGGGCCAGGAGGCCACCCGGGTCCTGGTCGCGGACGACCCGTCGCTCGTACCCGGTCTGAGCGAGGCGCTCCAGGGCTTCCCGCCCGTCCCGTCGCGCTGGATCGACCCGGCCGCCCTGCCCGCGTGGATGCTGCCCGAAGGCTTTACGGGAACGATCGGGGCGGTCGCGGTCACCCCCCTTCCCGGCCACGGGGTGCCCGCGGGCGCCCTGATCCTGCTGCGCAGCAGCGGGCGGGCGGAGTTCAGCGAGAGCGAGGAACTCTTCGCCAGGCAGTTCGCCGCCCGCGCCGGTGCCGCGCTCTCCGCCGCCCGCCTCTACGCCGAGCAGAGCGACATCACCCGGACCCTGATGCGGGACCTCCTGCCGCCCCGCCTCCACCGGGTGAACGGCGTCGAGTTCGCCGGCGGCTACCAGCCGGCCGGCGCGCGCGAGCGGGTGGGCGGCGACTTCTACGACGTACACCCCGGCAGCACGGACGCCGACCCGTCCCTGGTGGTCCTGGGCGACGTCTGCGGCAAGGGGCTGGACGCCGCCGTGCTCACCGGCAAGATCCGCAACACGCTGCAGGCCCTGACACCGATGGCCGACGACCACGTGAAGATGCTGCGGCTCCTCAACGGAGCGCTGCTGAACTCGCACCACACGCGCTTCGCCACCCTGGTGCTCGCCTCCGTCGTACGGACGGAGAACCAGGTGCGGCTGCGGCTCACCTCGGCCGGCCACCCCGCCCCGCTCGTCGTGCGCAACGACGGCACGGTCGAGGAGGTCACCACGCACGGCACCCTCGTCGGAGCCCTGCCGCACATCGAGGCCGGCAGCGTGGAGGTCCAGCTGCAGCCGGGCGAGACCTGCCTGCTCTACACCGACGGGGTCACCGAGGCGCGAGGCGGCCCGATGGGCGACGAACTCTTCGGTGAGGAGCGCCTCGCACGGGCCCTGTCGGGTTGCGCGGGCATGCCGGGCGAAGCGGTGGTGGAGCGCATCCAGATGCTCGCGTCGCAGTGGCTGCGCGACGGCAGGCACGACGACATGGCCCTCGTGGCGATCACCGCGCCGCGGACCACGCACCTGAGTGCGGTGAACGGGCACACGCGGGGCAGGTACACCGCATGA
- a CDS encoding helix-turn-helix domain-containing protein, with protein MAGSGSENPRGIVDAPDLFTHVRFRLREPAPGLRRHLEHYWFIDWDLSRPYTSQVVPHPSVHLVFQRQDSGSTAHRAGTAEVYGVVQGMFTRRLEGRGRVCGVKFRAGAFRPFAPDRPVSAWTGHQVPADEALPGPAGGPTAAQAAPAVLGPADEDARVAALDAYLLRLLPPPDPQAERATELAELARADRSLLRVDALARAGGLSVRTLQRLFSGHVGVGPKWVILRHRIHEALQRAGTDPEPDWAALAADLGYSDQAHLVRDFTATVGVPPTAFAPPRRPPGGGLTGLPPTPP; from the coding sequence ATGGCCGGATCCGGATCCGAGAACCCCCGGGGCATCGTCGACGCTCCCGACCTGTTCACCCACGTCCGCTTCCGCCTGCGCGAACCCGCCCCGGGGCTGCGGCGTCATCTGGAGCACTACTGGTTCATCGACTGGGACCTCTCCCGGCCCTACACCTCACAGGTCGTGCCGCACCCATCCGTCCACCTGGTCTTCCAGCGGCAGGATTCCGGGAGCACGGCGCACCGGGCCGGTACCGCCGAGGTGTACGGCGTCGTCCAGGGCATGTTCACCCGGCGGCTGGAGGGCAGGGGGCGAGTCTGCGGCGTGAAGTTCCGGGCCGGCGCCTTCCGGCCGTTCGCCCCGGACCGGCCCGTGTCGGCGTGGACCGGGCACCAGGTCCCCGCCGACGAGGCGCTGCCGGGCCCGGCGGGCGGCCCCACGGCCGCCCAGGCGGCGCCGGCCGTGCTCGGTCCGGCCGACGAGGACGCCAGGGTGGCGGCCCTCGACGCGTATCTGCTGCGGCTGCTCCCGCCCCCGGACCCGCAGGCCGAGCGGGCGACGGAACTGGCCGAACTCGCACGCGCGGACCGCTCACTGCTGCGGGTCGACGCCCTCGCCCGCGCCGGGGGCCTGTCGGTGCGCACCCTGCAACGGCTCTTCTCCGGCCACGTGGGGGTCGGCCCGAAGTGGGTCATCCTGCGCCACCGCATCCACGAGGCGCTCCAGCGGGCCGGGACGGACCCGGAACCCGACTGGGCCGCGCTCGCCGCCGACCTCGGCTACAGCGACCAGGCGCACCTGGTACGGGACTTCACGGCCACGGTGGGCGTTCCTCCGACGGCGTTCGCCCCGCCCCGCCGACCGCCTGGCGGCGGGCTCACCGGACTGCCGCCGACGCCGCCGTAA
- a CDS encoding SulP family inorganic anion transporter — protein MSFFPPSFPAIRPKGFRPDWLSPGVLRTEVLAGLVVGLALIPEAISFSVIAGVDPAVGLFSAFTMAVVISVVGGRPAMISAATGAVALVIAPLNREHGFGYLVAGVLLGGVLQIVLGALGVAKLMRFVPRSVMVGFVNALAILVFLGQVPELSDVPWPVYPLVAGGLALMVFFPRITRAVPAPLVSIVILTAITVAAGIAVPTVGDKGELPSTLPVPGLPDVPFTLDTLTTVAPYALAMALVGLMESLMTAKLVDEITDTRSSKTRESIGQGVANIVTGFFGGMGGCAMIGQTMINVKVSGARTRLSTFLAGVFLMVLCIACGPLVSRIPMAALVAVMVMVCFATFDWHSIAPRTLKRMPAGEIAVMVITVVCVVVTENLAVGVVVGSVTAMVIFARRVAHLADVTAVMDPDGGQVVYSVTGALFFASSNDLAGRFAYATDPDEVVIDLSGAHIWDASAVASLDAVTTKYEQRGKRVELVGLDERSARLHGALSGELAGAG, from the coding sequence TTGAGCTTCTTCCCGCCGTCCTTCCCGGCCATCCGGCCGAAGGGCTTCCGGCCCGACTGGCTGTCCCCCGGGGTCCTGCGCACCGAGGTCCTCGCCGGGCTCGTCGTGGGCCTCGCACTGATCCCCGAGGCCATCTCCTTCTCGGTCATCGCGGGTGTCGATCCGGCGGTCGGCCTGTTCTCCGCGTTCACGATGGCCGTCGTCATCTCCGTCGTCGGCGGCAGGCCGGCGATGATCTCCGCCGCGACGGGCGCCGTCGCGCTCGTCATCGCCCCGCTCAACCGGGAACACGGCTTCGGCTACCTGGTGGCGGGCGTCCTCCTCGGCGGGGTCCTCCAGATCGTCCTCGGTGCGCTCGGCGTCGCGAAACTCATGCGGTTCGTGCCGCGCAGCGTGATGGTCGGCTTCGTCAACGCCCTGGCGATCCTGGTCTTCCTGGGCCAGGTCCCCGAACTGAGCGACGTCCCCTGGCCCGTGTACCCGCTGGTCGCGGGCGGACTGGCCCTCATGGTGTTCTTCCCCAGGATCACCAGGGCGGTGCCCGCCCCCCTCGTCTCCATCGTCATCCTGACGGCGATCACCGTCGCCGCGGGCATCGCCGTACCGACGGTCGGGGACAAGGGCGAGCTGCCCTCGACCCTGCCGGTCCCCGGTCTCCCGGACGTGCCCTTCACCCTGGACACGCTGACCACCGTCGCCCCCTACGCACTGGCCATGGCGCTGGTCGGGCTGATGGAATCGCTGATGACGGCCAAGCTCGTCGACGAGATCACGGACACCCGGTCCAGCAAGACCCGCGAGTCCATCGGCCAGGGCGTCGCCAACATCGTGACCGGCTTCTTCGGCGGCATGGGCGGGTGCGCCATGATCGGGCAGACCATGATCAACGTGAAGGTGTCCGGCGCCCGCACCCGGCTGTCGACCTTCCTCGCGGGCGTCTTCCTGATGGTGCTCTGCATCGCGTGCGGACCCCTCGTCTCCCGCATCCCGATGGCCGCCCTCGTCGCGGTCATGGTCATGGTCTGCTTCGCGACCTTCGACTGGCACTCCATCGCACCCCGGACCCTCAAGCGGATGCCCGCCGGTGAGATCGCGGTCATGGTGATCACGGTGGTCTGCGTCGTCGTCACCGAGAACCTCGCCGTCGGGGTCGTCGTCGGTTCGGTCACCGCGATGGTCATCTTCGCCCGGCGGGTCGCCCACCTCGCCGACGTCACCGCCGTCATGGACCCGGACGGCGGCCAGGTCGTCTACTCCGTCACCGGCGCGCTCTTCTTCGCCTCGTCCAACGACCTGGCCGGCCGGTTCGCGTACGCCACCGACCCCGACGAGGTCGTCATCGACCTGTCCGGCGCGCACATATGGGACGCCTCGGCCGTCGCGAGCCTGGACGCCGTCACGACGAAGTACGAGCAGCGCGGCAAGCGGGTGGAGCTCGTCGGCCTCGACGAGCGGAGCGCCCGGCTGCACGGGGCCCTGAGCGGCGAACTGGCCGGCGCCGGGTGA
- a CDS encoding PP2C family protein-serine/threonine phosphatase, protein MDRPSGVERVLREAAPHQIFDALRASILSRHGASQVELLVADYAMTQLQPVGVLPHTRRPVPVHGSDPGRAFGAQEPHSVRDPGASTVTVHVPVSVRGDRQGVLSVTLPDGGTGPDAAVVADLRACADALAHEIVVAERDTDLFLQARRAERLTLAAEMQWQLLPGRSCARPEYSIGAQLEPAYAIHGDNFDWSTSADELTLTVNNGMGEGIDAALLTNLAVNALRNARRAGLSLADQAYLADQALYGQHHGSRFLATLLLRFQLRTGDVEIIDAGSPRIWRMREGTVEQIELDAQMPLGMFEDTVYTPQHFTVEPGDRLFFISDGVYDALSPAGEKYSLHALVRAMTETRLLLATQVPRALLERVLGHRGSGPTVDDALVLCLDWHGRPAAD, encoded by the coding sequence ATGGACAGACCCAGCGGCGTCGAGCGTGTACTGCGCGAGGCCGCCCCGCACCAGATCTTCGACGCGCTCCGGGCCTCGATCCTGAGCCGTCACGGGGCCTCGCAGGTGGAACTGCTCGTCGCCGACTACGCGATGACACAGCTCCAGCCGGTCGGTGTCCTGCCCCACACCCGCAGGCCTGTGCCGGTCCACGGCAGTGACCCCGGCCGGGCCTTCGGCGCGCAGGAGCCGCACTCTGTGCGCGACCCCGGTGCGTCCACTGTAACCGTGCATGTACCGGTCAGTGTCCGCGGCGACCGGCAGGGCGTGCTGAGCGTCACACTGCCCGACGGCGGAACGGGCCCCGACGCGGCCGTGGTGGCGGACCTGCGGGCATGCGCCGACGCGCTGGCGCACGAGATCGTCGTCGCGGAACGGGACACCGACCTGTTCCTCCAGGCCCGGCGCGCCGAGCGGCTGACCCTCGCCGCCGAGATGCAGTGGCAGTTGCTGCCGGGCCGGTCGTGCGCCCGCCCCGAGTACAGCATCGGCGCGCAGCTGGAGCCCGCCTACGCCATCCACGGCGACAACTTCGACTGGTCCACGTCGGCCGACGAGCTCACCCTGACCGTGAACAACGGGATGGGTGAGGGGATCGACGCCGCGCTGCTCACCAATCTGGCGGTCAACGCCCTGCGCAACGCGCGCCGCGCGGGCCTCAGTCTGGCGGACCAGGCGTACCTGGCCGACCAGGCCCTCTACGGCCAGCACCACGGAAGCAGGTTCCTGGCCACGCTGCTGCTCCGCTTCCAGCTCCGTACCGGCGACGTGGAGATCATCGACGCGGGGTCGCCGCGCATCTGGCGCATGCGCGAGGGGACGGTCGAGCAGATCGAGCTGGACGCGCAGATGCCGCTCGGGATGTTCGAGGACACGGTCTACACACCGCAGCACTTCACCGTGGAGCCCGGTGACCGGCTGTTCTTCATCAGCGACGGCGTCTACGACGCCTTGTCGCCCGCGGGCGAGAAGTACAGCCTGCACGCGCTCGTCAGGGCGATGACCGAGACCCGGCTGCTGCTGGCGACCCAGGTGCCGAGGGCCTTGCTGGAGCGGGTGCTGGGCCACCGCGGCTCCGGGCCGACCGTGGACGACGCACTGGTGCTGTGCCTCGACTGGCACGGCCGTCCGGCCGCAGACTGA
- a CDS encoding MarR family winged helix-turn-helix transcriptional regulator, producing MREEPAQKLDRYAPDEVPEVRQVLELLEVAWERGRHTLTTSPVSAAQIRVMYIIEREPGINLRTLGRHLDAAAPSVSRLCDRLQAAGFVRRTPRPDDRREMLLDLTDAGTAHLRDVRRRREQGLHQALKRMTPAAREALATGLAAFCEAATEPLLAAPEQPPKHQQTV from the coding sequence ATGCGCGAGGAGCCAGCCCAGAAGCTCGACCGGTATGCCCCGGACGAGGTGCCCGAGGTCAGGCAGGTCCTCGAACTCCTGGAGGTGGCCTGGGAACGCGGCCGCCACACCCTCACGACCTCACCGGTCTCCGCGGCGCAGATCCGTGTGATGTACATCATCGAGCGCGAGCCGGGCATCAACCTCCGGACGCTGGGCAGGCACCTGGACGCGGCCGCCCCCTCCGTCAGCCGCCTGTGCGACCGGCTGCAGGCGGCGGGGTTCGTACGCAGGACCCCGCGCCCCGACGACCGCCGCGAGATGCTGCTGGACCTCACCGACGCGGGCACCGCACACCTGCGTGACGTACGGCGCCGTCGCGAACAGGGCCTGCACCAGGCGCTGAAGCGCATGACCCCCGCCGCGCGCGAGGCGCTCGCCACCGGGCTGGCCGCGTTCTGCGAGGCGGCCACCGAACCCCTGCTGGCGGCCCCCGAGCAGCCGCCGAAGCATCAGCAGACCGTCTGA
- a CDS encoding STAS domain-containing protein — translation MTALPHPLLMVTVETGPRTVRLRIGGDLDYDTSGELAARAQECLDTHGPDALHLDCAELRLCDSMGVSTLLQIHRITSARGVRLRLEDPPAFLERILTVTGIRGIFETSETDAQPEQAHADDGLRPAPPRTPPG, via the coding sequence ATGACCGCCCTGCCCCATCCGCTCCTCATGGTGACCGTCGAGACCGGACCCCGTACGGTGCGGCTGCGCATCGGCGGTGACCTGGACTACGACACCAGTGGCGAACTCGCCGCGCGGGCCCAGGAGTGCCTGGACACCCATGGTCCGGACGCGCTCCACCTGGACTGCGCGGAGCTGCGGCTGTGCGACTCGATGGGCGTGTCCACGCTGCTCCAGATCCACCGGATCACCAGCGCGCGTGGCGTGCGTCTCCGCCTGGAGGACCCGCCCGCGTTCCTCGAACGGATCCTGACCGTGACCGGCATCCGGGGCATCTTCGAGACCTCGGAGACGGACGCGCAGCCCGAACAGGCACACGCGGACGACGGGCTCCGTCCCGCTCCGCCCCGCACGCCCCCGGGGTGA
- a CDS encoding cobalamin B12-binding domain-containing protein, whose translation MNTPVTTGTDDFRGLRDQLWTAVTGRDEYAAAGIVLAALDDGLDAESALLDVIAPVQEKVGTEWAANRLTVAAEHAASAIADRVIAALAHHPATRTVPHLGRITVACVDREWHVLPARLLAEVLSLRGWRVDFLGAQVPTPHLISHLHTSGAEIVALSSSLPTRLPTAHAAITACQAIGVPVLAGGAAFGPDGRYARLLGANAWAPDARTAARRLADGIPAPDLAVGRTQVDDLPHLADQEYTYVARNQGQLVREVMLQLENAFPAMRSYTDRQREHTAEDIAHIVDRLAVGLYTDDDELLTTFLTWTAGILTARGVPAMSLRPALDILAAELQDFPRCVRLLDHARLLLDATLAAGHTSGVPA comes from the coding sequence ATGAACACGCCTGTCACCACCGGCACGGACGACTTCCGGGGACTGCGGGACCAGCTGTGGACCGCCGTCACCGGTCGCGACGAGTACGCCGCCGCGGGCATCGTCCTCGCCGCCCTGGACGACGGCCTGGACGCCGAATCCGCTCTGCTCGACGTGATCGCGCCCGTCCAGGAGAAGGTCGGCACCGAGTGGGCGGCGAACCGCCTCACCGTCGCGGCGGAGCACGCCGCGAGCGCGATAGCCGACCGGGTCATCGCGGCGCTCGCCCACCATCCGGCCACCCGTACGGTCCCGCACCTCGGCAGGATCACGGTGGCCTGCGTCGACAGGGAATGGCACGTGCTCCCGGCCAGGCTGCTCGCGGAGGTCCTCTCGCTGCGAGGCTGGCGGGTCGACTTCCTCGGTGCCCAGGTCCCCACCCCGCACCTGATCTCCCATCTGCACACCAGCGGCGCGGAGATCGTCGCGCTCTCGTCGTCCCTGCCCACCCGGCTGCCCACCGCGCACGCGGCGATCACCGCCTGCCAGGCGATCGGGGTTCCCGTCCTCGCCGGCGGAGCGGCCTTCGGGCCGGACGGGCGCTACGCGCGCCTGCTGGGCGCCAACGCCTGGGCCCCGGACGCGCGCACCGCCGCCCGGCGGCTCGCCGACGGCATCCCGGCCCCCGACCTGGCCGTCGGCCGCACGCAGGTGGACGACCTGCCGCACCTCGCCGACCAGGAGTACACCTACGTCGCCCGCAACCAGGGGCAGCTCGTACGCGAGGTCATGCTCCAGCTGGAGAACGCCTTCCCGGCGATGAGGTCCTACACGGACCGGCAGCGGGAACACACGGCGGAGGACATCGCCCACATCGTCGACCGCCTCGCCGTCGGTCTCTACACGGACGACGACGAGCTGCTCACGACCTTCCTGACCTGGACCGCGGGCATCCTCACCGCCCGCGGCGTCCCGGCCATGTCCCTGCGCCCCGCCCTGGACATCCTCGCGGCCGAACTCCAGGACTTCCCCCGTTGCGTACGGCTGCTCGACCACGCCCGTCTCCTGCTGGACGCCACCCTGGCTGCCGGTCACACCTCCGGAGTTCCCGCATGA
- a CDS encoding TIGR03086 family metal-binding protein, whose product MKTISELLEGAAAQAVPVVRGIRDDQLSFATPCAEYDVRDLLNHLFGVVANFRLLAAKQAVDFAASPDVVSGDWRGLFDDETGALARAWAEPGAEEGVTGGMGMPARTVGLMVLGDLSVHAWDLARATGQDYRPDPDAVERMEPGLAELAPTAREMKVFGVPFPLGPGATPFERVLAVTGRDPGWRPAGR is encoded by the coding sequence ATGAAGACGATCAGCGAACTCCTCGAAGGAGCCGCCGCGCAGGCGGTGCCCGTCGTGCGGGGGATCCGCGACGACCAGCTCTCGTTCGCCACGCCCTGTGCCGAGTACGACGTGCGGGACCTGCTGAACCACCTCTTCGGTGTGGTCGCGAACTTCCGGCTCCTGGCCGCGAAGCAGGCGGTGGACTTCGCGGCGTCCCCGGACGTCGTCAGCGGGGACTGGCGCGGGCTGTTCGACGACGAGACCGGTGCGCTGGCCAGGGCGTGGGCCGAGCCGGGTGCGGAGGAGGGGGTGACCGGTGGCATGGGGATGCCGGCCAGGACGGTCGGACTCATGGTGCTGGGCGACCTGAGTGTGCACGCCTGGGATCTGGCCCGGGCCACCGGCCAGGACTACCGGCCCGATCCCGACGCCGTGGAGCGGATGGAGCCCGGACTGGCCGAGCTGGCGCCCACGGCACGTGAGATGAAGGTGTTCGGCGTGCCGTTCCCCCTGGGCCCCGGGGCTACGCCTTTCGAACGGGTGCTGGCCGTGACGGGCCGCGATCCCGGCTGGCGGCCCGCCGGCCGGTGA
- a CDS encoding YnfA family protein produces the protein MLIARSIALFAVAALFEIGGAWLVWQGVREHRGWIWIGAGVIALGAYGFVATLQPDGDFGRILAAYGGVFVAGSIAWGVVADGYRPDRWDVTGALVCLAGMALIVYAPRGR, from the coding sequence ATGCTCATCGCCCGTTCCATCGCCCTCTTCGCCGTGGCCGCCCTGTTCGAAATCGGAGGGGCCTGGCTCGTGTGGCAGGGCGTGCGCGAGCACAGGGGCTGGATCTGGATCGGCGCGGGCGTCATCGCCCTCGGCGCGTACGGCTTCGTGGCCACGCTCCAGCCGGACGGAGACTTCGGCCGCATCCTGGCCGCGTACGGAGGAGTGTTCGTCGCGGGATCGATCGCCTGGGGCGTGGTGGCCGACGGCTACCGCCCCGACCGCTGGGACGTGACCGGCGCACTGGTGTGCCTGGCCGGCATGGCGCTGATCGTGTACGCCCCGCGCGGCCGCTGA
- a CDS encoding STAS domain-containing protein, translating into MTGDEKRVVVETAPDGAVLIRVRGSLDGWAGSTELADALTRAADGGTNRTVVDLSGVEFADSAGLHTLLDGRRQHGEAGIPLVLAGPMPAAVRRLLEVTGTLGAFQVADSVDSAFAW; encoded by the coding sequence ATGACGGGAGACGAGAAGCGGGTGGTCGTGGAGACCGCACCCGACGGGGCCGTACTCATCCGGGTCCGCGGCAGTCTGGACGGGTGGGCGGGTTCCACGGAACTGGCCGACGCGCTGACGCGCGCCGCCGACGGCGGCACGAACCGCACCGTGGTGGACCTCTCCGGGGTGGAGTTCGCCGACTCCGCGGGGCTGCACACCCTCCTGGACGGCCGCCGGCAGCACGGCGAGGCGGGCATACCGCTGGTCCTGGCGGGGCCGATGCCCGCAGCCGTGCGCCGGCTGCTGGAGGTCACGGGCACGCTGGGCGCCTTCCAGGTCGCGGACTCGGTGGACTCGGCGTTCGCATGGTGA
- a CDS encoding MerR family transcriptional regulator: protein MSGTHMQIGEVATRTGLSLRTIRHYEETGLVTPSARSRGGFRLYTEADVARLMVIRRMKPLGFTLEEMRDLLEAVDLLDAEEGPAAQERDALLERVRSYERSATEQVAKLRVQLARAEEFALTLRTRLDRSGTTGD, encoded by the coding sequence GTGAGCGGCACACACATGCAGATCGGCGAGGTCGCCACGCGCACCGGACTGTCGCTGCGCACCATCCGGCACTACGAGGAGACCGGGCTCGTCACACCCTCGGCCAGGTCACGGGGCGGGTTCCGGCTCTACACCGAGGCGGACGTGGCCCGCCTGATGGTCATCCGCCGGATGAAGCCGCTCGGTTTCACCCTGGAGGAGATGCGGGACCTGCTGGAGGCGGTGGACCTCCTCGACGCCGAGGAGGGACCGGCGGCACAGGAGCGCGACGCACTCCTGGAGCGCGTCCGGTCCTACGAACGCTCCGCGACCGAGCAGGTCGCGAAGCTGCGCGTCCAGCTGGCGCGGGCCGAGGAGTTCGCCCTGACCCTGCGCACACGCCTGGACCGGAGCGGGACCACGGGAGACTGA
- a CDS encoding ATP-binding protein yields MPSNAASARDTVTDLLASRALGPAGRLAEVVMADALLVTSELVTNAFRHGGGLTGFSAELTDEGLLLAVADASPDVPVTSPHPPRSAHVGGYGWPLVCRLAERVSITFHPGGKSIVALIALP; encoded by the coding sequence GTGCCCTCGAACGCGGCGTCGGCCCGCGACACCGTCACGGACCTCCTGGCGTCCCGGGCCCTCGGACCGGCCGGGCGCCTGGCGGAGGTCGTCATGGCCGACGCGCTCCTGGTGACCTCGGAGCTGGTGACGAACGCCTTCCGGCACGGCGGCGGGCTCACCGGTTTCTCCGCCGAACTGACCGACGAGGGCCTGCTGCTGGCCGTGGCGGACGCCAGCCCCGACGTGCCGGTCACGTCCCCCCACCCGCCGCGGTCGGCCCACGTGGGCGGCTACGGCTGGCCGCTGGTCTGCCGGCTGGCGGAACGGGTGTCCATCACCTTCCACCCCGGCGGCAAGAGCATCGTCGCCCTGATCGCCCTCCCCTGA